From a single Lineus longissimus chromosome 16, tnLinLong1.2, whole genome shotgun sequence genomic region:
- the LOC135500858 gene encoding uncharacterized protein LOC135500858, translated as MALAPSSVYQKVQTPSTKIVNVNSDKATEHWHINQTVLLETGHVTLKNEERSVMAGLMMDRGSMSSYIRREIAQKLNLRSKGAQSLYVNGFGGHSSKRVNQIVDVIIKTSDGDKVIDALVTDEIVKPIRQQGWGACLDCDYRAEHETNLANNFTEDPFIVDIMIGCDHAFEFLENRIIKGDGPTVQFSNLGCFVSGRLKPQKSRTVLTACNTENNAMDCFREDSQIDHLENVLRANVLSDTGMTDMDYEDNYKEKYMERIQFRDGHYYVPLPWRPDHPELQNNYNTCKGRINEVMHRLRKLNLVHAYVNVMKENISKGYVSEVTTAPTSRLDEEFFLPHFPVLRDSETTPLRIVFDASCGSPSLNSCLYEGPNMIQDLTELLHLFRTKKIAISADIVRAFLSVRLFESERKFVNFLWYKDNDVTKGLVPYHCNTVIFGNVTSPFALAITLHKHLSAFDGKVAEDMKEKLYVDNLLTGVTDEAEALEYYTQSRDIMNKGSFLLRQWSSNSPKLSAVAESDGSNAKSEEVSVLGLKWHPEKDTLSIERKIKEQPRSKVNTKRTVTSESASVFDPLGFLGPLHVPAKSFVNQLWQAGKDWDDKLPWPKMNNGV; from the coding sequence ATGGCTCTCGCGCCATCAAGTGTCTATCAAAAAGTGCAAACACCGTCAACCAAAATCGTCAATGTGAACTCGGATAAGGCTACCGAACATTGGCATATCAATCAAACCGTACTCTTGGAAACGGGACACGTTACCCTAAAGAATGAGGAAAGAAGCGTCATGGCCGGGCTCATGATGGATCGAGGCAGCATGAGCTCATACATACGTCGGGAAATAGCACAAAAGTTGAATCTACGTTCAAAAGGAGCGCAGTCACTGTATGTGAATGGATTCGGAGGTCACTCATCAAAACGCGTCAACCAAATTGTGGATGTAATCATCAAAACTTCGGACGGGGACAAAGTAATCGATGCATTGGTTACTGATGAAATTGTCAAGCCTATCAGGCAGCAGGGATGGGGGGCCTGTCTCGATTGCGATTACAGAGCCGAACATGAAACCAATCTAGCAAATAACTTCACTGAAGACCCGTTCATCGTGGACATTATGATCGGTTGTGATCACGCTTTCGAATTTCTGGAAAATCGCATCATAAAGGGTGACGGTCCAACTGTACAATTCTCTAATCTTGGATGCTTTGTTTCGGGTAGGCTTAAACCACAGAAGTCGCGTACCGTGCTCACGGCCTGTAACACGGAGAACAACGCCATGGACTGCTTCAGGGAGGACAGTCAAATCGATCACTTGGAGAACGTTTTGCGAGCGAACGTTCTCAGCGACACAGGGATGACAGATATGGACTACGAAGATAATTATAAAGAAAAGTACATGGAAAGGATACAATTTCGGGATGGACATTACTACGTGCCACTACCCTGGAGACCAGATCACCCGGAGTTACAGAACAATTACAACACCTGCAAGGGAAGGATAAATGAAGTAATGCACAGATTGCGTAAGTTGAACCTTGTCCATGCCTATGTTAATGTTATGAAGGAGAACATTTCCAAGGGGTACGTCTCAGAAGTCACCACGGCGCCCACCTCCCGCCTTGATGAAGAGTTTTTTCTGCCCCACTTTCCAGTTCTCCGAGACAGCGAAACCACCCCACTAAGGATTGTTTTTGATGCTAGCTGCGGCTCACCTTCCCTCAACTCTTGTCTGTATGAGGGACCGAACATGATTCAAGATTTGACTGAACTGCTCCACCTCTTTCGCACGAAGAAGATCGCCATCTCGGCCGACATCGTTAGGGCCTTTCTGTCAGTTCGTCTATTCGAATCAGAACGTAAATTTGTCAACTTTTTATGGTATAAGGACAATGATGTAACCAAGGGACTCGTACCATACCACTGCAACACCGTAATCTTCGGAAACGTGACAAGTCCATTCGCGCTAGCTATTACGCTGCACAAACACCTATCTGCTTTCGATGGCAAAGTAGCCGAGGACATGAAAGAAAAGCTTTACGTAGACAATCTGCTCACCGGGGTGACTGATGAAGCTGAAGCATTGGAATATTATACACAGTCACGAGACATTATGAACAAAGGATCATTTCTGCTCAGGCAATGGTCCAGCAACTCGCCAAAGTTAAGCGCAGTAGCGGAATCGGATGGTTCGAACGCCAAAAGTGAAGAGGTATCGGTCTTGGGGTTAAAATGGCACCCAGAAAAGGACACATTGTCGATCGAACGCAAGATCAAGGAACAACCACGCAGCAAGGTAAACACCAAGCGCACCGTTACGTCAGAATCAGCTTCAGTATTTGATCCGTTGGGATTTTTAGGACCACTACACGTTCCCGCGAAATCATTTGTAAATCAATTATGGCAAGCTGGCAAAGATTGGGATGACAAGCTTCCCTGGCCGAAAATGAACAATGGAGTATAG
- the LOC135500859 gene encoding uncharacterized protein LOC135500859, translating into MGDVEATRKARTQKAPLPKFSGNILDYFDFKRDFRFLVDGRYAPQEALYVLRTCLSQEPADWLQGEKDYISAWAALDDKYGNPRLASDVLIGTLDKFKSVQPNELSQFVELHHLVKKIYNALDELKRASNIDNSTTIGLIEKKLPFSDRLKWATHQQTKGIQPSISTLLEWMKGEIWIRQVAGAEIRSVHSSQSKHAVNLVGTDDKDVTSPQPQARSQQGTEVPVVDNSTCQNPAEIGQVPSRRTSWNCWVCNKDVQHKPEDCQTFKDMNLETRLTVVRKARACYFCLNIHRALCRSRKRCEIVTGSESCPYSHHPLLHGAPFDRAASNTSVSMCSSNLLPVLKVNGINPRTNGSKSGILLFDSGSQLSLIRSDYARTLGLSGENIVINISKVGGQEELLETQVHKLQVQSLDGKFQYTIRVIAIDKISADIASVDPKCLNMCENNSALLNRGAGPVDILIGIDHAKFFSGSTDVQGRFAIHHSILGTVIFGAMAVNHGMKHGLYQVSLLKPVDMSTFWSTEEMGVALNPCCAGVKKSQDKPLGLIEKREATMIRDSATKVGNRWMIPLPWCRDPAELPDNYNQAKAKLVRTEKRLMRNPEHGKMYDGQIKALVEKGSARKLTQEEIQTHTGPVHYISHHAVDRPEKKSTPCHIVFNSAASYQGHVLNEYLRKGPDLLNNLLGVLTRFRENHVAIVGDVSKMYHQILVDPVRDAHTHRFLWRDFEKRAPDVYVKQVLTFGDVSSPALANTAIDLTAEEYEETFPEAVATIKRCRYMDDIGDSLPTIPAATKRTEEIDEIFDSGHFKIKEWVSNEQLGRKGNPASDNSDQMGDEKFLGMLWDRDKDNISISMKIPKCFSATVERTCWNMPDKLTKRIVLSALAGVYDVIGLVTPVILTAKIGLQDLWKEGYQWDQELPESVRTKWMNWFTSLEHLKTLKFERCLTPLACEGRPVLVIFCDASLGGFGSVAYLRWATTDGCQIRFLMAKSRVAPLKPLTIPRLELQAAVMASRLNDFIRAETRLQLENPFFFRIQ; encoded by the exons ATGGGCGACGTGGAGGCAACTAGGAAGGCACG GACTCAAAAGGCACCGTTGCCTAAGTTCAGTGGGAATATTCTGGACTATTTTGATTTTAAACGTGATTTTCGGTTCTTGGTGGACGGACGCTACGCACCCCAGGAGGCACTTTACGTCTTACGAACCTGCCTCAGCCAGGAGCCAGCGGACTGGTTACAGGGTGAGAAAGACTATATATCTGCGTGGGCGGCGCTCGACGATAAATACGGCAACCCGCGTTTGGCATCGGATGTGTTAATCGGAACTTTGGACAAATTCAAATCTGTCCAGCCAAATGAATTGTCTCAATTCGTAGAATTGCACCACTTGGTCAAGAAAATCTATAACGCCCTGGACGAACTGAAACGTGCGTCAAATATTGACAATTCTACTACTATTGGACTAATAGAGAAAAAGCTTCCATTCTCGGATCGTTTGAAATGGGCCACGCATCAACAAACCAAGGGCATTCAACCGTCAATCAGTACCTTGCTTGAGTGGATGAAAGGCGAGATTTGGATTCGACAAGTCGCTGGTGCTGAAATTCGCAGTGTACATTCTTCACAGAGTAAACATGCTGTAAATCTGGTCGGGACAGACGATAAGGATGTTACATCACCGCAACCACAGGCCCGATCACAACAGGGGACAGAGGTGCCGGTTGTTGACAATTCAACCTGCCAAAACCCAGCGGAAATCGGCCAGGTGCCGTCGAGACGTACAAGTTGGAACTGCTGGGTTTGCAATAAAGATGTTCAGCACAAGCCTGAAGACTGTCAAACTTTTAAAGATATGAACTTAGAAACGCGACTGACTGTAGTGAGGAAAGCTCGGGCGTGTTACTTTTGCTTAAATATACATAGGGCTCTGTGTCGCAGTCGAAAACGCTGTGAAATTGTCACTGGTAGTGAAAGTTGTCCGTATAGTCACCATCCGTTGCTGCATGGTGCCCCTTTTGACCGAGCTGCATCAAACACTTCCGTCAGCATGTGTAGTAGTAATTTGTTGCCTGTTCTGAAAGTTAATGGTATTAATCCTAGAACCAATGGAAGCAAAAGTGGCATTCTTCTTTTTGATAGTGGGTCACAGCTTTCATTGATTCGTTCCGACTACGCACGCACCTTAGGCTTAAGTGGTGAAAACATAGTCATAAACATCAGCAAAGTTGGGGGTCAAGAGGAATTGCTCGAAACACAAGTTCACAAGTTACAGGTACAGTCACTCGATGGAAAATTTCAGTATACAATTAGAGTCATCGCGATTGATAAGATAAGTGCTGATATCGCTTCGGTTGATCCAAAAtgcttgaatatgtgcgaaaaCAACTCAGCGTTACTAAATCGAGGAGCAGGCCCCGTCGATATTCTCATTGGTATTGACCACGCAAAGTTTTTCAGTGGGAGCACAGATGTCCAGGGGAGATTTGCCATTCATCATTCAATTCTTGGGACGGTGATTTTTGGGGCGATGGCAGTCAACCATGGAATGAAACATGGACTTTATCAGGTTTCTCTATTAAAACCCGTTGATATGTCAACTTTCTGGTCTACTGAAGAAATGGGAGTAGCATTGAACCCGTGTTGCGCAGGTGTTAAGAAGAGTCAAGATAAGCCACTTGGGTTGATCGAGAAGAGGGAAGCAACGATGATTCGGGACAGCGCAACAAAGGTTGGGAACCGTTGGATGATACCACTACCATGGTGTCGTGATCCTGCCGAGTTACCAGACAACTATAATCAAGCAAAGGCCAAACTTGTCAGAACAGAAAAACGATTGATGAGAAACCCTGAGCATGGGAAAATGTATGATGGACAAATCAAAGCGCTTGTGGAAAAGGGATCAGCAAGGAAACTAACTCAAGAGGAGATCCAAACGCATACAGGGCCTGTACACTACATTAGTCATCACGCAGTAGACCGCCCAGAAAAGAAGTCAACACCGTGTCACATCGTCTTCAATTCAGCTGCGAGTTATCAGGGACATGTACTAAACGAATATTTGCGGAAAGGACCAGATTTGCTCAATAATCTTCTGGGGGTGCTAACACGATTTCGAGAGAACCACGTAGCCATCGTAGGGGATGTATCAAAAATGTATCACCAAATTCTAGTTGATCCCGTACGTGATGCACACACCCATCGATTCTTATGGCGGGACTTCGAAAAGCGCGCGCCAGACGTGTATGTTAAGCAGGTGCTAACATTTGGAGATGTCTCATCACCAGCACTAGCTAACACAGCTATTGACCTCACCGCAGAAGAATACGAAGAGACCTTCCCGGAGGCTGTGGCCACGATCAAGCGGTGTCGCTACATGGATGACATCGGCGATTCGTTACCTACTATCCCAGCAGCAACCAAACGTACTGAGGAGATCGATGAAATATTCGATAGCGGAcacttcaaaataaaagaatgGGTTTCGAATGAACAACTTGGGAGAAAGGGAAACCCAGCATCGGATAATTCGGATCAGATGGGAGACGAGAAGTTTTTGGGAATGTTGTGGGACAGGGACAAGGACAACATATCAATATCCATGAAGATACCCAAATGTTTCTCAGCAACCGTGGAACGCACATGCTGGAACATGCCTGACAAACTAACAAAACGGATAGTTCTAAGCGCGTTGGCAGGAGTGTATGACGTTATAGGCCTCGTTACACCCGTTATCCTGACTGCAAAAATTGGTCTACAAGACTTGTGGAAGGAAGGTTACCAATGGGACCAGGAACTCCCTGAATCCGTCAGAACCAAATGGATGAATTGGTTCACAAGTTTGGAACACCTGAAAACGCTCAAGTTTGAACGCTGTCTGACTCCGTTGGCGTGCGAGGGACGTCCAGTACTTGTAATCTTTTGTGATGCGTCTCTGGGTGGGTTCGGCAGTGTTGCATATCTCAGGTGGGCAACCACAGACGGTTGTCAGATTCGGTTCCTTATGGCAAAGTCACGAGTGGCCCCCCTAAAGCCACTTACTATTCCGCGGTTGGAATTACAAGCTGCTGTGATGGCTAGCAGGCTGAATGACTTCATCCGAGCTGAAACCCGACTTCAACTGGAGAACCCATTCTTTTTTCGGATTCAATGA